The Anopheles merus strain MAF chromosome 2L, AmerM5.1, whole genome shotgun sequence genome has a segment encoding these proteins:
- the LOC121594896 gene encoding RNA polymerase II elongation factor Ell isoform X3, whose amino-acid sequence MAALCAGSYGLSQQGSLNDENKELIFVKLTDSALRAIEEFQRTQAKLGTSNNPSIQFLQNGQGFLSFPSGGNNVQKFNFSITDIDTGSIECIQQAQGQLQNMGHIPHKMRIHANDDVYETTRHRLAAAEENQKNKCTREIKPNQTDIGRKVKLKNPAIRNIPSNNTAVVNKRDSIYSNNSVNKTSSVAASQLSSNNSVNSYNNLATSPKLAKSNGLHQSSQQQLQSQQQLQQQPLQQQPQSQHLLQQNNHQAQPPSQLPPVQAKPGYQHTVHDPPNSQQQHVPKLSENGNSQSRVANGRPKPANSDYMKCNIKERLIHMLALKPYKRPELVVKLQQDGVRKEEMKCTQQILKTISSTRDGVLILHRNIWNEVQDDWPFYSEQDRQAVKRRRPQNLTPPLSSDGGSSTSGQSPSSTHNGNSPQSGSKRAVLAGSEEVGSTPTAKKQRISHYKKETTSDHTRPNLTPNAQESEDGVSLSYSLVSNDVAKRIESSVCDAEAEREPFDTGYLDGAQQMNGGGEDDFVNQFTRITSVEQRRRYKTEFDNEYKEYRRLHEVLENASRKFAQYEDDLSHEPKDTQRYKEIQLKILKEYERSIKNVKFQQDKERFNYLHKKLSHIKLLVRDYDTSITNGSCRPQENY is encoded by the exons ATGGCTGCTTTGTGTGCTGGAAGCTATGGATTGTCGCAGCAAGGCAGCCTGAACGATGAGAACAAGGAGTTGATTTTCGTCAAGCTGACCGACTCGGCTCTGCGAGCCATTGAAGAGTTCCAACGCACGCAG GCAAAATTAGGTACTTCTAACAATCCATCGATACAGTTTCTTCAGAATGGCCAAGGCTTTCTATCATTTCCTTCCGGAGGCAACAATGTACAGAAGTTTAACTTCTCCATTACCGACATTGACACTGGTTCGATCGAATGCATTCAGCAGGCCCAGGGCCAGCTACAAAATATGGGCCATATTCCACACAAAATGCGGATACACGCAAACGATGATGTTTACGAAACCACGAGGCATAGGCTTGCCGCCGCAGAAGAAAATCAAAAGAACAAGTG CACTAGGGAAATAAAACCTAATCAAACAGATATTGGGCGTAAAGTGAAGTTAAAAAACCCAGCCATCCGTAACATTCCTAGTAATAATACAGCAGTTGTAAACAAACGTGATTCTATCTATAGCAACAATTCTGTGAATAAGACATCCTCCGTAGCAGCAAGCCAGCTATCATCTAATAATAGTGTTAATAGTTATAACAACCTAGCAACATCACCAAAACTAGCTAAAAGTAACGGTCTGCATCAGTCGTCCCAACAACAACTACAGTCTCAACAACAACTGCAACAGCAACCTCTGCAACAACAGCCACAATCGCAGCATCTGCTTCAACAAAATAATCATCAGGCACAACCACCATCTCAACTGCCTCCTGTGCAGGCGAAACCCGGATATCAGCATACCGTTCATGATCCGCCTAattcgcagcagcaacacgtaCCGAAGCTGTCTGAGAATGGAAACTCTCAGAGTAGGGTAGCGAATGGTAGGCCAAAGCCTGCGAATTCAGATTACATGAAATGCAACATAAA AGAACGTCTTATTCATATGCTAGCATTGAAGCCATACAAACGGCCAGAATTGGTTGTAAAACTGCAGCAAG atggAGTCCGTAAGGAAGAGATGAAATGTACTCAGCAGATACTAAAAACCATATCCAGCACCCGAGACGGAGTTCTTATACTGCATCGGAACATATGGAATGAAGTACAGGATGATTGGCCGTTTTATTCGGAACAAGATCGACAAGCCGTTAAACG GAGGAGGCCACAAAACTTGACGCCTCCTCTTAGCTCAGACGGTGGCTCATCAACTTCTGGTCAGAGTCCTTCTAGTACACATAACGGAAATAGTCCTCAATCGGGTAGCAAACGAGCTGTGCTTGCGGGCAGTGAAGAAGTTGGTTCTACTCCCACTGCCAAAAAGCAACGAATCAGTCATTACAAGAAAGAAACTACTTCCGATCATACGAG ACCAAATCTAACGCCTAATGCCCAGGAATCAGAAGATGGTGTTAGTTTGAGCTACTCACTCGTATCGAACGATGTTGCGAAACGGATAGAATCGTCGGTGTGCGACGCAGAAGCTGAACGGGAGCCATTCGATACTGGCTATCTGGATGGTGCGCAGCAGATGAACGGCGGGGGAGAAGATGATTTTGT AAACCAATTTACAAGGATAACATCAGTTGAGCAACGGCGTAGATACAAGACTGAATTTGACAACGAATACAAGGAATACCGGCGGCTGCATGAAGTTTTGGAGAATGCTTCAAGAAAGTTTGCTCAGTACGAAGATGATCTGTCGCACGAACCGAAGGATACACAACGCTACAAG GAAATTCAATTGAAAATTCTGAAAGAATACGAAAGAAGTATTAAAAACGTCAAATTTCAACAGGACAAAGAGCG GTTTAACTATCTTCATAAAAAACTGTCTCATATCAAGCTACTTGTACGTGACTACGATACTTCGATAACTAACGGCTCGTGCAGGCCACAGGAGAATTACTGA
- the LOC121594896 gene encoding RNA polymerase II elongation factor Ell isoform X4, with protein MAALCAGSYGLSQQGSLNDENKELIFVKLTDSALRAIEEFQRTQAKLGTSNNPSIQFLQNGQGFLSFPSGGNNVQKFNFSITDIDTGSIECIQQAQGQLQNMGHIPHKMRIHANDDVYETTRHRLAAAEENQKNKCTREIKPNQTDIGRKVKLKNPAIRNIPSNNTAVVNKRDSIYSNNSVNKTSSVAASQLSSNNSVNSYNNLATSPKLAKSNGLHQSSQQQLQSQQQLQQQPLQQQPQSQHLLQQNNHQAQPPSQLPPVQAKPGYQHTVHDPPNSQQQHVPKLSENGNSQSRVANGRPKPANSDYMKCNIKERLIHMLALKPYKRPELVVKLQQDGVRKEEMKCTQQILKTISSTRDGVLILHRNIWNEVQDDWPFYSEQDRQAVKRRRPQNLTPPLSSDGGSSTSGQSPSSTHNGNSPQSGSKRAVLAGSEEVGSTPTAKKQRISHYKKETTSDHTSRRGITDSRDSSNMNPRSREQDDHKNHHHHNHHQHHHHHSIRSSHYYGNQFTRITSVEQRRRYKTEFDNEYKEYRRLHEVLENASRKFAQYEDDLSHEPKDTQRYKEIQLKILKEYERSIKNVKFQQDKERFNYLHKKLSHIKLLVRDYDTSITNGSCRPQENY; from the exons ATGGCTGCTTTGTGTGCTGGAAGCTATGGATTGTCGCAGCAAGGCAGCCTGAACGATGAGAACAAGGAGTTGATTTTCGTCAAGCTGACCGACTCGGCTCTGCGAGCCATTGAAGAGTTCCAACGCACGCAG GCAAAATTAGGTACTTCTAACAATCCATCGATACAGTTTCTTCAGAATGGCCAAGGCTTTCTATCATTTCCTTCCGGAGGCAACAATGTACAGAAGTTTAACTTCTCCATTACCGACATTGACACTGGTTCGATCGAATGCATTCAGCAGGCCCAGGGCCAGCTACAAAATATGGGCCATATTCCACACAAAATGCGGATACACGCAAACGATGATGTTTACGAAACCACGAGGCATAGGCTTGCCGCCGCAGAAGAAAATCAAAAGAACAAGTG CACTAGGGAAATAAAACCTAATCAAACAGATATTGGGCGTAAAGTGAAGTTAAAAAACCCAGCCATCCGTAACATTCCTAGTAATAATACAGCAGTTGTAAACAAACGTGATTCTATCTATAGCAACAATTCTGTGAATAAGACATCCTCCGTAGCAGCAAGCCAGCTATCATCTAATAATAGTGTTAATAGTTATAACAACCTAGCAACATCACCAAAACTAGCTAAAAGTAACGGTCTGCATCAGTCGTCCCAACAACAACTACAGTCTCAACAACAACTGCAACAGCAACCTCTGCAACAACAGCCACAATCGCAGCATCTGCTTCAACAAAATAATCATCAGGCACAACCACCATCTCAACTGCCTCCTGTGCAGGCGAAACCCGGATATCAGCATACCGTTCATGATCCGCCTAattcgcagcagcaacacgtaCCGAAGCTGTCTGAGAATGGAAACTCTCAGAGTAGGGTAGCGAATGGTAGGCCAAAGCCTGCGAATTCAGATTACATGAAATGCAACATAAA AGAACGTCTTATTCATATGCTAGCATTGAAGCCATACAAACGGCCAGAATTGGTTGTAAAACTGCAGCAAG atggAGTCCGTAAGGAAGAGATGAAATGTACTCAGCAGATACTAAAAACCATATCCAGCACCCGAGACGGAGTTCTTATACTGCATCGGAACATATGGAATGAAGTACAGGATGATTGGCCGTTTTATTCGGAACAAGATCGACAAGCCGTTAAACG GAGGAGGCCACAAAACTTGACGCCTCCTCTTAGCTCAGACGGTGGCTCATCAACTTCTGGTCAGAGTCCTTCTAGTACACATAACGGAAATAGTCCTCAATCGGGTAGCAAACGAGCTGTGCTTGCGGGCAGTGAAGAAGTTGGTTCTACTCCCACTGCCAAAAAGCAACGAATCAGTCATTACAAGAAAGAAACTACTTCCGATCATACGAG TAGACGCGGTATAACAGATTCCAGAGACAGTAGCAATATGAATCCACGATCCAGGGAACAAGATGATCACAaaaatcatcaccaccacaaccaccaccaacatcatcatcatcattccatACGTTCGTCGCACTACTACGG AAACCAATTTACAAGGATAACATCAGTTGAGCAACGGCGTAGATACAAGACTGAATTTGACAACGAATACAAGGAATACCGGCGGCTGCATGAAGTTTTGGAGAATGCTTCAAGAAAGTTTGCTCAGTACGAAGATGATCTGTCGCACGAACCGAAGGATACACAACGCTACAAG GAAATTCAATTGAAAATTCTGAAAGAATACGAAAGAAGTATTAAAAACGTCAAATTTCAACAGGACAAAGAGCG GTTTAACTATCTTCATAAAAAACTGTCTCATATCAAGCTACTTGTACGTGACTACGATACTTCGATAACTAACGGCTCGTGCAGGCCACAGGAGAATTACTGA
- the LOC121594896 gene encoding RNA polymerase II elongation factor Ell isoform X5 yields the protein MAALCAGSYGLSQQGSLNDENKELIFVKLTDSALRAIEEFQRTQAKLGTSNNPSIQFLQNGQGFLSFPSGGNNVQKFNFSITDIDTGSIECIQQAQGQLQNMGHIPHKMRIHANDDVYETTRHRLAAAEENQKNKCTREIKPNQTDIGRKVKLKNPAIRNIPSNNTAVVNKRDSIYSNNSVNKTSSVAASQLSSNNSVNSYNNLATSPKLAKSNGLHQSSQQQLQSQQQLQQQPLQQQPQSQHLLQQNNHQAQPPSQLPPVQAKPGYQHTVHDPPNSQQQHVPKLSENGNSQSRVANGRPKPANSDYMKCNIKERLIHMLALKPYKRPELVVKLQQDGVRKEEMKCTQQILKTISSTRDGVLILHRNIWNEVQDDWPFYSEQDRQAVKRRRPQNLTPPLSSDGGSSTSGQSPSSTHNGNSPQSGSKRAVLAGSEEVGSTPTAKKQRISHYKKETTSDHTRNQFTRITSVEQRRRYKTEFDNEYKEYRRLHEVLENASRKFAQYEDDLSHEPKDTQRYKEIQLKILKEYERSIKNVKFQQDKERFNYLHKKLSHIKLLVRDYDTSITNGSCRPQENY from the exons ATGGCTGCTTTGTGTGCTGGAAGCTATGGATTGTCGCAGCAAGGCAGCCTGAACGATGAGAACAAGGAGTTGATTTTCGTCAAGCTGACCGACTCGGCTCTGCGAGCCATTGAAGAGTTCCAACGCACGCAG GCAAAATTAGGTACTTCTAACAATCCATCGATACAGTTTCTTCAGAATGGCCAAGGCTTTCTATCATTTCCTTCCGGAGGCAACAATGTACAGAAGTTTAACTTCTCCATTACCGACATTGACACTGGTTCGATCGAATGCATTCAGCAGGCCCAGGGCCAGCTACAAAATATGGGCCATATTCCACACAAAATGCGGATACACGCAAACGATGATGTTTACGAAACCACGAGGCATAGGCTTGCCGCCGCAGAAGAAAATCAAAAGAACAAGTG CACTAGGGAAATAAAACCTAATCAAACAGATATTGGGCGTAAAGTGAAGTTAAAAAACCCAGCCATCCGTAACATTCCTAGTAATAATACAGCAGTTGTAAACAAACGTGATTCTATCTATAGCAACAATTCTGTGAATAAGACATCCTCCGTAGCAGCAAGCCAGCTATCATCTAATAATAGTGTTAATAGTTATAACAACCTAGCAACATCACCAAAACTAGCTAAAAGTAACGGTCTGCATCAGTCGTCCCAACAACAACTACAGTCTCAACAACAACTGCAACAGCAACCTCTGCAACAACAGCCACAATCGCAGCATCTGCTTCAACAAAATAATCATCAGGCACAACCACCATCTCAACTGCCTCCTGTGCAGGCGAAACCCGGATATCAGCATACCGTTCATGATCCGCCTAattcgcagcagcaacacgtaCCGAAGCTGTCTGAGAATGGAAACTCTCAGAGTAGGGTAGCGAATGGTAGGCCAAAGCCTGCGAATTCAGATTACATGAAATGCAACATAAA AGAACGTCTTATTCATATGCTAGCATTGAAGCCATACAAACGGCCAGAATTGGTTGTAAAACTGCAGCAAG atggAGTCCGTAAGGAAGAGATGAAATGTACTCAGCAGATACTAAAAACCATATCCAGCACCCGAGACGGAGTTCTTATACTGCATCGGAACATATGGAATGAAGTACAGGATGATTGGCCGTTTTATTCGGAACAAGATCGACAAGCCGTTAAACG GAGGAGGCCACAAAACTTGACGCCTCCTCTTAGCTCAGACGGTGGCTCATCAACTTCTGGTCAGAGTCCTTCTAGTACACATAACGGAAATAGTCCTCAATCGGGTAGCAAACGAGCTGTGCTTGCGGGCAGTGAAGAAGTTGGTTCTACTCCCACTGCCAAAAAGCAACGAATCAGTCATTACAAGAAAGAAACTACTTCCGATCATACGAG AAACCAATTTACAAGGATAACATCAGTTGAGCAACGGCGTAGATACAAGACTGAATTTGACAACGAATACAAGGAATACCGGCGGCTGCATGAAGTTTTGGAGAATGCTTCAAGAAAGTTTGCTCAGTACGAAGATGATCTGTCGCACGAACCGAAGGATACACAACGCTACAAG GAAATTCAATTGAAAATTCTGAAAGAATACGAAAGAAGTATTAAAAACGTCAAATTTCAACAGGACAAAGAGCG GTTTAACTATCTTCATAAAAAACTGTCTCATATCAAGCTACTTGTACGTGACTACGATACTTCGATAACTAACGGCTCGTGCAGGCCACAGGAGAATTACTGA
- the LOC121594896 gene encoding RNA polymerase II elongation factor Ell isoform X1: MAALCAGSYGLSQQGSLNDENKELIFVKLTDSALRAIEEFQRTQAKLGTSNNPSIQFLQNGQGFLSFPSGGNNVQKFNFSITDIDTGSIECIQQAQGQLQNMGHIPHKMRIHANDDVYETTRHRLAAAEENQKNKCTREIKPNQTDIGRKVKLKNPAIRNIPSNNTAVVNKRDSIYSNNSVNKTSSVAASQLSSNNSVNSYNNLATSPKLAKSNGLHQSSQQQLQSQQQLQQQPLQQQPQSQHLLQQNNHQAQPPSQLPPVQAKPGYQHTVHDPPNSQQQHVPKLSENGNSQSRVANGRPKPANSDYMKCNIKERLIHMLALKPYKRPELVVKLQQDGVRKEEMKCTQQILKTISSTRDGVLILHRNIWNEVQDDWPFYSEQDRQAVKRRRPQNLTPPLSSDGGSSTSGQSPSSTHNGNSPQSGSKRAVLAGSEEVGSTPTAKKQRISHYKKETTSDHTSRRGITDSRDSSNMNPRSREQDDHKNHHHHNHHQHHHHHSIRSSHYYGPNLTPNAQESEDGVSLSYSLVSNDVAKRIESSVCDAEAEREPFDTGYLDGAQQMNGGGEDDFVNQFTRITSVEQRRRYKTEFDNEYKEYRRLHEVLENASRKFAQYEDDLSHEPKDTQRYKEIQLKILKEYERSIKNVKFQQDKERFNYLHKKLSHIKLLVRDYDTSITNGSCRPQENY; the protein is encoded by the exons ATGGCTGCTTTGTGTGCTGGAAGCTATGGATTGTCGCAGCAAGGCAGCCTGAACGATGAGAACAAGGAGTTGATTTTCGTCAAGCTGACCGACTCGGCTCTGCGAGCCATTGAAGAGTTCCAACGCACGCAG GCAAAATTAGGTACTTCTAACAATCCATCGATACAGTTTCTTCAGAATGGCCAAGGCTTTCTATCATTTCCTTCCGGAGGCAACAATGTACAGAAGTTTAACTTCTCCATTACCGACATTGACACTGGTTCGATCGAATGCATTCAGCAGGCCCAGGGCCAGCTACAAAATATGGGCCATATTCCACACAAAATGCGGATACACGCAAACGATGATGTTTACGAAACCACGAGGCATAGGCTTGCCGCCGCAGAAGAAAATCAAAAGAACAAGTG CACTAGGGAAATAAAACCTAATCAAACAGATATTGGGCGTAAAGTGAAGTTAAAAAACCCAGCCATCCGTAACATTCCTAGTAATAATACAGCAGTTGTAAACAAACGTGATTCTATCTATAGCAACAATTCTGTGAATAAGACATCCTCCGTAGCAGCAAGCCAGCTATCATCTAATAATAGTGTTAATAGTTATAACAACCTAGCAACATCACCAAAACTAGCTAAAAGTAACGGTCTGCATCAGTCGTCCCAACAACAACTACAGTCTCAACAACAACTGCAACAGCAACCTCTGCAACAACAGCCACAATCGCAGCATCTGCTTCAACAAAATAATCATCAGGCACAACCACCATCTCAACTGCCTCCTGTGCAGGCGAAACCCGGATATCAGCATACCGTTCATGATCCGCCTAattcgcagcagcaacacgtaCCGAAGCTGTCTGAGAATGGAAACTCTCAGAGTAGGGTAGCGAATGGTAGGCCAAAGCCTGCGAATTCAGATTACATGAAATGCAACATAAA AGAACGTCTTATTCATATGCTAGCATTGAAGCCATACAAACGGCCAGAATTGGTTGTAAAACTGCAGCAAG atggAGTCCGTAAGGAAGAGATGAAATGTACTCAGCAGATACTAAAAACCATATCCAGCACCCGAGACGGAGTTCTTATACTGCATCGGAACATATGGAATGAAGTACAGGATGATTGGCCGTTTTATTCGGAACAAGATCGACAAGCCGTTAAACG GAGGAGGCCACAAAACTTGACGCCTCCTCTTAGCTCAGACGGTGGCTCATCAACTTCTGGTCAGAGTCCTTCTAGTACACATAACGGAAATAGTCCTCAATCGGGTAGCAAACGAGCTGTGCTTGCGGGCAGTGAAGAAGTTGGTTCTACTCCCACTGCCAAAAAGCAACGAATCAGTCATTACAAGAAAGAAACTACTTCCGATCATACGAG TAGACGCGGTATAACAGATTCCAGAGACAGTAGCAATATGAATCCACGATCCAGGGAACAAGATGATCACAaaaatcatcaccaccacaaccaccaccaacatcatcatcatcattccatACGTTCGTCGCACTACTACGG ACCAAATCTAACGCCTAATGCCCAGGAATCAGAAGATGGTGTTAGTTTGAGCTACTCACTCGTATCGAACGATGTTGCGAAACGGATAGAATCGTCGGTGTGCGACGCAGAAGCTGAACGGGAGCCATTCGATACTGGCTATCTGGATGGTGCGCAGCAGATGAACGGCGGGGGAGAAGATGATTTTGT AAACCAATTTACAAGGATAACATCAGTTGAGCAACGGCGTAGATACAAGACTGAATTTGACAACGAATACAAGGAATACCGGCGGCTGCATGAAGTTTTGGAGAATGCTTCAAGAAAGTTTGCTCAGTACGAAGATGATCTGTCGCACGAACCGAAGGATACACAACGCTACAAG GAAATTCAATTGAAAATTCTGAAAGAATACGAAAGAAGTATTAAAAACGTCAAATTTCAACAGGACAAAGAGCG GTTTAACTATCTTCATAAAAAACTGTCTCATATCAAGCTACTTGTACGTGACTACGATACTTCGATAACTAACGGCTCGTGCAGGCCACAGGAGAATTACTGA
- the LOC121594896 gene encoding RNA polymerase II elongation factor Ell isoform X2 yields the protein MAALCAGSYGLSQQGSLNDENKELIFVKLTDSALRAIEEFQRTQAKLGTSNNPSIQFLQNGQGFLSFPSGGNNVQKFNFSITDIDTGSIECIQQAQGQLQNMGHIPHKMRIHANDDVYETTRHRLAAAEENQKNKCTREIKPNQTDIGRKVKLKNPAIRNIPSNNTAVVNKRDSIYSNNSVNKTSSVAASQLSSNNSVNSYNNLATSPKLAKSNGLHQSSQQQLQSQQQLQQQPLQQQPQSQHLLQQNNHQAQPPSQLPPVQAKPGYQHTVHDPPNSQQQHVPKLSENGNSQSRVANGRPKPANSDYMKCNIKERLIHMLALKPYKRPELVVKLQQDGVRKEEMKCTQQILKTISSTRDGVLILHRNIWNEVQDDWPFYSEQDRQAVKRRRPQNLTPPLSSDGGSSTSGQSPSSTHNGNSPQSGSKRAVLAGSEEVGSTPTAKKQRISHYKKETTSDHTRRGITDSRDSSNMNPRSREQDDHKNHHHHNHHQHHHHHSIRSSHYYGPNLTPNAQESEDGVSLSYSLVSNDVAKRIESSVCDAEAEREPFDTGYLDGAQQMNGGGEDDFVNQFTRITSVEQRRRYKTEFDNEYKEYRRLHEVLENASRKFAQYEDDLSHEPKDTQRYKEIQLKILKEYERSIKNVKFQQDKERFNYLHKKLSHIKLLVRDYDTSITNGSCRPQENY from the exons ATGGCTGCTTTGTGTGCTGGAAGCTATGGATTGTCGCAGCAAGGCAGCCTGAACGATGAGAACAAGGAGTTGATTTTCGTCAAGCTGACCGACTCGGCTCTGCGAGCCATTGAAGAGTTCCAACGCACGCAG GCAAAATTAGGTACTTCTAACAATCCATCGATACAGTTTCTTCAGAATGGCCAAGGCTTTCTATCATTTCCTTCCGGAGGCAACAATGTACAGAAGTTTAACTTCTCCATTACCGACATTGACACTGGTTCGATCGAATGCATTCAGCAGGCCCAGGGCCAGCTACAAAATATGGGCCATATTCCACACAAAATGCGGATACACGCAAACGATGATGTTTACGAAACCACGAGGCATAGGCTTGCCGCCGCAGAAGAAAATCAAAAGAACAAGTG CACTAGGGAAATAAAACCTAATCAAACAGATATTGGGCGTAAAGTGAAGTTAAAAAACCCAGCCATCCGTAACATTCCTAGTAATAATACAGCAGTTGTAAACAAACGTGATTCTATCTATAGCAACAATTCTGTGAATAAGACATCCTCCGTAGCAGCAAGCCAGCTATCATCTAATAATAGTGTTAATAGTTATAACAACCTAGCAACATCACCAAAACTAGCTAAAAGTAACGGTCTGCATCAGTCGTCCCAACAACAACTACAGTCTCAACAACAACTGCAACAGCAACCTCTGCAACAACAGCCACAATCGCAGCATCTGCTTCAACAAAATAATCATCAGGCACAACCACCATCTCAACTGCCTCCTGTGCAGGCGAAACCCGGATATCAGCATACCGTTCATGATCCGCCTAattcgcagcagcaacacgtaCCGAAGCTGTCTGAGAATGGAAACTCTCAGAGTAGGGTAGCGAATGGTAGGCCAAAGCCTGCGAATTCAGATTACATGAAATGCAACATAAA AGAACGTCTTATTCATATGCTAGCATTGAAGCCATACAAACGGCCAGAATTGGTTGTAAAACTGCAGCAAG atggAGTCCGTAAGGAAGAGATGAAATGTACTCAGCAGATACTAAAAACCATATCCAGCACCCGAGACGGAGTTCTTATACTGCATCGGAACATATGGAATGAAGTACAGGATGATTGGCCGTTTTATTCGGAACAAGATCGACAAGCCGTTAAACG GAGGAGGCCACAAAACTTGACGCCTCCTCTTAGCTCAGACGGTGGCTCATCAACTTCTGGTCAGAGTCCTTCTAGTACACATAACGGAAATAGTCCTCAATCGGGTAGCAAACGAGCTGTGCTTGCGGGCAGTGAAGAAGTTGGTTCTACTCCCACTGCCAAAAAGCAACGAATCAGTCATTACAAGAAAGAAACTACTTCCGATCATACGAG ACGCGGTATAACAGATTCCAGAGACAGTAGCAATATGAATCCACGATCCAGGGAACAAGATGATCACAaaaatcatcaccaccacaaccaccaccaacatcatcatcatcattccatACGTTCGTCGCACTACTACGG ACCAAATCTAACGCCTAATGCCCAGGAATCAGAAGATGGTGTTAGTTTGAGCTACTCACTCGTATCGAACGATGTTGCGAAACGGATAGAATCGTCGGTGTGCGACGCAGAAGCTGAACGGGAGCCATTCGATACTGGCTATCTGGATGGTGCGCAGCAGATGAACGGCGGGGGAGAAGATGATTTTGT AAACCAATTTACAAGGATAACATCAGTTGAGCAACGGCGTAGATACAAGACTGAATTTGACAACGAATACAAGGAATACCGGCGGCTGCATGAAGTTTTGGAGAATGCTTCAAGAAAGTTTGCTCAGTACGAAGATGATCTGTCGCACGAACCGAAGGATACACAACGCTACAAG GAAATTCAATTGAAAATTCTGAAAGAATACGAAAGAAGTATTAAAAACGTCAAATTTCAACAGGACAAAGAGCG GTTTAACTATCTTCATAAAAAACTGTCTCATATCAAGCTACTTGTACGTGACTACGATACTTCGATAACTAACGGCTCGTGCAGGCCACAGGAGAATTACTGA